The Miscanthus floridulus cultivar M001 chromosome 7, ASM1932011v1, whole genome shotgun sequence genome includes a region encoding these proteins:
- the LOC136462553 gene encoding uncharacterized protein, translating to MSHRSAWSRIVDRYLDPAYIAKHEQGKWKRALRTAPTHHQGSRNLPAFKRALEVAHPDVPVSEFGAWAVSHMGPVKSGVVFNPDAPAQAYSDPSVHAKVRDYTEAVRALRGSDHNLSTEPLETEVIVRLGPGRKHGRLWIADGADSSSSTPSLSDVRARSTARSLPIRARPTPTLSRVDELQAELAETRETQAHLTAELEATKKQMADMYQIMQTIGQASGVQVQLPALAPVRHFTPPPSAGSNNPASVSPAADHVNPSPQSGPSPLSRGPHLQFPSPQ from the exons atgtcgcatagatcggcatggtcgaggatcgtggacaggtaccttgacccggcgtacatcgcaaagcacgagcaaggcaagtggaagcgggcactgaggaccgctccaactcaccaccaaggcagccgcaacctccccgcattcaagcgggcactt gaggtggcacacccggacgtgccggtgtcggagtttggggcatgggctgtgtcccacatgggcccagtgaaatccggtgtcgtcttcaacccggatgcccctgcccaggcttactctgacccgagcgtccacgctaaggtcagagactacacggaggcggttagggcgctccgtggctcagatcacaatctgagcactgagccccttgagacagaggtgatcgtgaggctggggccaggcaggaagcacgggcggttgtggattgcagacggcgccgactcctcgagctctacaccctctctctccgacgtgagggcacggagcacggccagaagccttcccatacgtgcacggcctactccaacactgtcgcgggtcgacgaacttcag gccgagctggcagagacaagggagacgcaagcgcacctgaccgcagagctggaggccacgaagaagcagatggcggacatgtatcagatcatgcaaaccatcgggcaagcatcgggtgtccaagtgcagttgccagctctagctccggttcgacacttcactcct cctccgtcggcgggttcaaacaatcccgctagcgtgtcaccggcggctgatcacgtcaacccttcgccgcagtccggtccttcaccgctgtccagggggccacacctgcagtttccgtcgccgcagtag